A region from the Oceanidesulfovibrio marinus genome encodes:
- a CDS encoding response regulator, giving the protein MSKHILIVDDSKTVRNLVAFIMKKEGFKVTTAENGLDGLEKLYTSPDVDLIISDINMPKMDGFTFIKSVREQELYRDVPIVVLSTEGREEDIDAGISLGANLYLVKPAQPEMLVKNVKMLLG; this is encoded by the coding sequence ATGTCTAAACATATTCTCATTGTGGACGATTCCAAGACTGTGCGGAACTTGGTGGCCTTCATTATGAAGAAAGAAGGCTTCAAGGTGACGACGGCGGAAAATGGTTTGGACGGGCTGGAAAAGCTCTATACGAGTCCGGATGTTGACCTCATCATAAGCGACATCAACATGCCCAAGATGGACGGCTTCACCTTCATCAAGTCCGTGCGGGAGCAGGAGCTGTACCGCGACGTGCCCATCGTGGTCCTTTCCACGGAAGGCCGTGAAGAAGACATCGATGCAGGCATCAGCCTTGGGGCGAATCTCTATCTCGTTAAGCCGGCGCAGCCGGAAATGCTCGTCAAAAATGTGAAAATGCTTCTGGGCTAA
- the ybgF gene encoding tol-pal system protein YbgF yields the protein MANLESRVMDLEEQNRRQASELEARMDRLERYAVAEGVEKDRIRAAIAAARSSAYAAEAQPMLPLHPATETVTETVEQEEIVVESVETEPRLHPVSPATARNTEPAVDSGPGPETPYAEPTPAVYSAPQSNAAATVHKPSDNELPYAYTEAVRLTRSGNTEKGRQMLRAFIMENPDSPLVPNAYYWLGETYYHDKRYAQAILTFKEVTSRFPKDPKAAASLLKIGYSYEMLGDKNNARFYLNALLEDYPKSEPAKLARKALDEGY from the coding sequence ATGGCTAACCTCGAATCGCGGGTTATGGATCTGGAAGAACAGAACCGCCGCCAAGCCTCCGAGCTCGAAGCCCGGATGGATCGGCTGGAACGTTACGCCGTTGCCGAAGGCGTGGAAAAGGACCGCATCCGCGCGGCCATAGCCGCCGCCCGCAGCAGTGCCTACGCCGCCGAGGCGCAGCCCATGCTCCCCTTGCATCCGGCGACCGAGACCGTCACCGAGACAGTCGAGCAGGAGGAGATCGTCGTGGAGTCCGTGGAAACGGAGCCGCGTCTCCATCCTGTCTCTCCGGCCACGGCCAGAAACACCGAGCCGGCCGTGGACTCCGGTCCCGGACCCGAGACGCCCTATGCCGAGCCGACCCCAGCGGTCTACAGTGCGCCGCAATCCAATGCCGCAGCCACGGTGCACAAACCTTCCGACAACGAGCTGCCGTACGCCTACACCGAGGCCGTGCGGCTGACTCGCTCCGGCAATACAGAAAAGGGCCGCCAGATGCTGCGGGCGTTCATCATGGAGAACCCCGACAGCCCTCTGGTGCCCAACGCCTACTACTGGCTGGGGGAGACGTACTACCACGACAAGCGGTACGCCCAGGCGATTCTCACATTCAAGGAAGTCACCTCGCGGTTCCCCAAGGATCCGAAGGCCGCGGCCTCGCTGCTGAAGATAGGGTACTCCTATGAGATGCTCGGCGACAAGAACAACGCGCGGTTTTATCTGAACGCCCTGCTCGAGGATTATCCCAAGTCCGAACCAGCGAAGCTCGCCCGCAAGGCGCTCGATGAAGGATATTAG
- a CDS encoding CheR family methyltransferase: MSSLFAKTSLGRKDLKISDSEFVQLRDFIYSNSGIYIADNRKYLLENRLGGRLKALNLKDFGEYYYYLRYDSKRRDELSRLFEVVTTNETSFYRNPPQLKVFQEKVLAEAIEEQRKKNQKRLHIWSAGCSTGEEPYTLSMILHDVLGSEIRSWSVRITANDLSEAVLDSAKEALYTDYALRTTPKEKIAKFFDQEGDKYRVKPEVRRLVSFGPINLNDRMAVKRVERSQIVFCRNVIIYFDDDMKKRVISAFYDNLQPGGFLLIGHSESLHNISRAFKPEHHPGAIVYRKV; this comes from the coding sequence GTGAGTTCTCTGTTTGCAAAGACATCGCTGGGTCGTAAAGACCTCAAGATTTCGGACTCCGAGTTCGTCCAGCTGCGCGATTTTATCTATTCGAACAGCGGAATTTACATCGCGGACAACCGCAAATATCTTCTGGAGAACCGGCTGGGCGGTCGGCTCAAGGCGCTTAACCTGAAAGACTTCGGCGAGTACTACTATTACCTGCGCTACGACTCCAAACGCAGGGACGAGCTCTCGCGGCTGTTCGAGGTGGTCACCACCAACGAGACCAGCTTCTACCGCAACCCGCCTCAGCTCAAGGTCTTTCAGGAAAAGGTGCTCGCCGAGGCCATTGAGGAGCAGCGCAAGAAGAACCAGAAGCGGCTGCACATCTGGTCAGCCGGATGCTCCACGGGCGAGGAGCCGTACACCCTGTCCATGATTCTCCACGACGTGCTGGGCAGCGAGATACGCTCGTGGTCCGTGCGCATAACGGCCAACGACCTGTCCGAGGCCGTGCTCGACTCGGCCAAGGAGGCGCTGTACACGGATTATGCGTTGCGAACCACGCCCAAGGAGAAGATCGCCAAGTTCTTCGATCAGGAGGGCGACAAGTACAGGGTGAAGCCGGAGGTCCGCAGACTGGTCAGCTTCGGCCCCATCAACCTGAACGATCGGATGGCGGTGAAGCGGGTCGAACGCTCCCAGATCGTGTTCTGCCGCAACGTCATCATCTACTTTGACGACGACATGAAAAAGCGGGTCATCTCCGCTTTCTACGATAACCTTCAACCCGGCGGGTTCCTGTTGATCGGCCACAGCGAGTCGTTGCACAACATCTCGCGCGCATTCAAGCCGGAGCACCACCCGGGCGCCATAGTCTACCGCAAGGTATGA
- a CDS encoding chemotaxis protein CheW: protein MSKSPEEYFLDEELSPEEHAEEMAFSDTERAFLEKYLGLERDILDRLGIEEAEPQAVDLAEVEPPPPLEQTAPAEEAEPPVAEELREPEPAPEVQAVHEEVPETAEEFVPEPEAIVYEEEAVEPAVEPEIEAEPSLDDEIRAQSEIQLVSFFLADQEFTIPINAVQEVVRYMEPTAVPESHGYLAGIVNLRGRVTPVLRLGVILGKEEPPAEEEESLDEEARAKRFFVVCRKGDLQVALLVERVHTMYRVPQSAIEWNIEQKMGADVDIVRGLLRSGDDLIGVVSMERLLDKVGLQGGLNV from the coding sequence ATGAGTAAAAGCCCTGAAGAATATTTCCTGGATGAGGAACTTTCTCCGGAGGAACACGCCGAAGAGATGGCCTTCTCCGATACGGAGCGCGCGTTCCTCGAAAAGTATCTCGGACTCGAACGGGACATTCTCGACCGTCTCGGCATCGAGGAGGCCGAGCCCCAGGCCGTGGACCTGGCCGAGGTGGAACCCCCGCCGCCTCTGGAGCAGACCGCTCCGGCAGAGGAGGCCGAGCCGCCGGTGGCGGAAGAGCTTCGCGAGCCGGAGCCGGCTCCCGAGGTTCAGGCCGTCCATGAGGAAGTCCCGGAGACGGCCGAGGAGTTTGTTCCGGAACCCGAGGCCATCGTCTATGAAGAAGAGGCCGTGGAGCCGGCCGTTGAGCCGGAGATCGAGGCCGAGCCGTCTCTGGACGACGAGATACGCGCCCAGTCCGAGATCCAGCTTGTCAGCTTCTTTCTGGCGGATCAGGAGTTCACCATTCCGATCAACGCGGTGCAGGAAGTGGTGCGCTACATGGAGCCCACGGCCGTGCCGGAGTCGCACGGCTACCTGGCGGGCATCGTCAACCTGCGTGGCCGGGTAACGCCTGTGCTGCGTCTGGGCGTCATCCTGGGCAAGGAAGAGCCGCCGGCCGAGGAAGAGGAATCCCTGGACGAAGAGGCCCGAGCGAAACGCTTTTTCGTGGTCTGCCGCAAGGGCGACCTGCAGGTAGCGCTGCTGGTGGAGCGGGTGCATACCATGTATCGTGTCCCCCAGTCCGCGATCGAATGGAATATCGAACAGAAAATGGGCGCGGACGTGGACATAGTCCGCGGACTCCTGCGTTCCGGGGACGACCTTATCGGCGTTGTCTCGATGGAGCGCTTGCTCGATAAAGTGGGCTTGCAAGGAGGCCTGAATGTCTAA
- a CDS encoding chemotaxis protein CheA: MSQDFLDPEIITDFILEAKEHLETIEPNLLELEKSPENLALLNEIFRPMHSLKGASGFLGLNTMNRLAHRAENILDELRKGEMGVTSEIMDVILSVTDALRQMVDNLEMEGSEGNVEVDELIAVIDRIMTGGAAPAASAAPQPEPEPAPQPAPEAAPEPEPTAEAPAEPEPAPAPEAPAEQSAPEPYDGDIHPEFEDENLDPYTLTAFGESHLNDFLEEAQDIVENLNAGLVSLEKEPEAWADTTNDLFRYFHNLKGNSGIIGFKELNGLTHEAETLLNRVRKGEMDASAQGLVDLLLLVVDTIESLVAGVDTQSGTVTPVSTAGVKTRLRRAVESGTIESPAEAESEEPAPSEEPAAPAEPAAEESAGEGFDPDDVAIFESAVKQQLGTVRVALDKLTGNPDQSEYVDALYRALVTIQNSSGYMGIEEVQTYAQRTAALVDQARSAGIGFDALLDIMRQETSIIADMVEKEIQQIKSQGGQATGPTAEPPAPAAKAPAPEKAPEAPAPKPEPEQPAAAPKPEQKAEPAAKPEPAPKPAPKAEPKETPAPEAKAAPKPEPKAEPKPAGDEKKAATATAASQAAVQSQQKPKVSSTIRVDHEKLDHLMNLIGELIINRNRFTMIARNLEEHGEQIDVAETAQNLVETTFAMARISDDLQDTIMKVRMVPVQTVFSRFPRLVRDLSRKSGKQVELIMEGEETELDKSVVEVIGDPLVHLIRNSVDHGIEPEEQRIKANKPAKGTVWLRAYYRGNSVAIEIEDDGKGIDPEKMREVAVKKGIISADEAKNLDDREARELIFAPGFSSAEKITDISGRGVGMDVVRTNIKNLKGSVSITSETGKFTRFTLILPLTLAIIDALMVKVGGDTYAIPLDAVSETTKIETKRLTEVNNRKAVTLRGQVLGIISLCEMLELPPPEKEPDILSVVVIQDGDRRLGLVVDRLLERQEIVIKPLGAYLGDQKGISGATIMGDGSVVLILDPHEIYLMATSKAI, encoded by the coding sequence ATGAGCCAGGATTTTCTCGATCCGGAAATTATCACCGATTTTATCCTCGAGGCCAAGGAACATCTGGAGACCATCGAGCCCAACCTGCTGGAGCTTGAGAAGTCTCCGGAGAATTTGGCGCTGCTCAACGAGATATTCCGGCCCATGCACTCCCTCAAGGGGGCGTCCGGTTTCCTCGGTCTGAACACCATGAACCGGCTGGCTCACCGCGCCGAGAACATTCTGGATGAGCTGCGCAAGGGCGAGATGGGCGTCACCTCGGAGATCATGGATGTCATCCTCTCCGTGACGGACGCCCTGCGGCAGATGGTCGACAACCTGGAGATGGAAGGCTCGGAAGGCAATGTGGAGGTGGACGAGCTCATCGCCGTCATCGACCGCATCATGACGGGCGGCGCAGCTCCGGCAGCTTCTGCCGCTCCCCAGCCTGAACCGGAACCGGCTCCGCAGCCCGCACCTGAGGCCGCTCCGGAGCCCGAACCAACGGCGGAGGCGCCTGCCGAGCCCGAACCGGCCCCGGCGCCGGAAGCTCCGGCCGAGCAGTCCGCACCCGAGCCCTATGACGGCGATATCCACCCCGAGTTCGAGGACGAGAACCTCGATCCGTATACGCTTACTGCGTTCGGCGAAAGCCACCTCAATGATTTTCTCGAAGAAGCGCAGGATATCGTGGAAAATCTCAACGCCGGGTTGGTCTCCCTGGAAAAGGAGCCCGAGGCGTGGGCCGACACCACTAACGATCTCTTCCGTTACTTCCACAACCTCAAGGGCAACTCCGGCATCATCGGCTTCAAGGAGCTCAACGGCCTGACCCACGAGGCTGAAACGCTGCTCAATCGCGTGCGCAAGGGCGAGATGGACGCCTCGGCGCAGGGGCTGGTGGATCTGCTGCTTCTGGTGGTGGACACCATTGAAAGCCTGGTGGCCGGCGTTGATACGCAGTCCGGCACCGTGACCCCCGTGTCCACGGCCGGCGTCAAGACCCGCCTGCGCAGGGCTGTGGAGTCCGGCACCATCGAGTCCCCGGCCGAAGCCGAGAGCGAGGAGCCCGCACCTTCCGAGGAACCTGCCGCGCCTGCCGAACCTGCCGCGGAGGAGTCCGCTGGCGAGGGATTCGACCCCGACGACGTGGCCATCTTCGAGTCCGCAGTGAAGCAGCAGCTCGGCACAGTCCGCGTCGCCCTGGACAAGCTGACCGGCAACCCGGACCAGAGCGAGTATGTAGACGCGCTGTACCGCGCCCTTGTCACCATCCAGAACTCCAGCGGCTACATGGGCATCGAGGAGGTCCAGACCTACGCCCAGCGCACGGCCGCCCTGGTGGACCAGGCGCGCTCGGCCGGCATCGGGTTTGATGCTCTGCTGGACATCATGCGGCAGGAGACCTCCATCATCGCCGACATGGTTGAGAAGGAAATTCAGCAGATCAAGTCCCAGGGCGGCCAGGCGACAGGCCCCACGGCGGAACCGCCGGCTCCGGCGGCCAAGGCTCCGGCTCCGGAAAAAGCGCCGGAAGCTCCTGCTCCAAAACCAGAGCCCGAGCAACCGGCCGCGGCGCCCAAGCCTGAGCAGAAGGCCGAGCCCGCAGCAAAGCCGGAACCCGCGCCCAAGCCTGCGCCGAAAGCGGAACCCAAGGAGACGCCGGCGCCTGAGGCAAAGGCTGCCCCGAAGCCAGAGCCCAAAGCCGAGCCCAAGCCTGCAGGGGACGAGAAAAAGGCCGCCACGGCTACCGCGGCAAGCCAGGCCGCGGTGCAGTCGCAGCAGAAGCCCAAAGTTTCCTCCACCATCCGCGTGGACCACGAGAAGCTCGACCACCTCATGAACCTCATCGGCGAGCTGATCATCAACCGCAACCGGTTCACCATGATCGCCCGCAACCTGGAGGAGCACGGGGAGCAGATAGACGTGGCCGAGACCGCGCAGAACCTGGTGGAGACCACCTTCGCCATGGCGCGTATTTCCGACGATCTGCAGGACACCATCATGAAGGTGCGCATGGTGCCGGTGCAGACCGTTTTCTCCCGTTTCCCGCGCCTGGTGCGCGACCTCTCCCGCAAGTCCGGCAAGCAGGTCGAGCTGATCATGGAAGGCGAGGAGACTGAGCTGGACAAGTCCGTGGTCGAGGTCATCGGCGACCCCCTGGTTCACCTCATCCGCAACTCCGTGGACCACGGCATCGAGCCCGAGGAGCAGCGCATCAAGGCCAACAAGCCGGCCAAGGGCACGGTCTGGCTGCGCGCCTACTACCGCGGCAACTCCGTGGCCATCGAGATCGAGGACGACGGCAAGGGCATCGATCCGGAAAAGATGCGCGAGGTGGCCGTCAAGAAGGGCATCATCTCGGCCGACGAGGCCAAGAACCTGGACGACCGCGAGGCGCGCGAGCTCATCTTTGCCCCCGGCTTCTCCTCGGCTGAGAAGATCACCGACATCTCCGGCCGCGGCGTGGGCATGGACGTGGTGCGCACGAACATCAAGAACCTCAAGGGCTCGGTTTCCATCACCTCCGAGACCGGCAAGTTCACGCGGTTCACGCTCATCCTGCCGCTTACCCTGGCCATCATTGACGCGCTCATGGTCAAGGTTGGCGGCGACACCTACGCCATTCCCCTGGACGCCGTGTCCGAGACCACCAAAATCGAGACAAAGCGGCTCACCGAGGTCAACAACCGCAAGGCCGTCACCCTGCGCGGCCAGGTGCTGGGCATCATCTCCCTGTGCGAAATGCTGGAGCTGCCGCCGCCGGAGAAAGAGCCGGACATCCTCTCTGTGGTGGTCATCCAGGACGGCGACCGCCGCCTGGGCCTTGTGGTGGACAGGCTGCTGGAACGCCAGGAGATCGTCATCAAGCCGCTGGGCGCCTACCTGGGCGACCAGAAGGGCATCTCCGGCGCGACCATCATGGGCGACGGCTCGGTGGTCCTCATTCTGGACCCGCACGAAATCTACCTCATGGCCACGTCCAAGGCCATCTAG
- a CDS encoding ParA family protein, with translation MIARVLAVANQKGGVGKTTTALTLAAAFAKEGRNVLVMDLDPHVSASIHMRFYPEKLRHTAYDLFKKPRGERWQTVWNKVTYPAAGGVFDFVPAHPKLSDLDVDLAGIKSKGSLLVRALMNVPQEYDYVILDCPPYLGVLLANAIMAANLVIIPIQTEYLALNGLKLIFSTMRTLNRVRREPVGYRALATMFDSRAGACKRVLELLREKLGDKLFKTIIHHDTKLREASGKGAVIYDLYPDSRSALEYVQLAAEIEAL, from the coding sequence GTGATTGCGCGAGTGCTCGCTGTGGCCAACCAGAAAGGCGGCGTGGGCAAGACAACCACGGCTTTGACGCTGGCCGCAGCATTTGCCAAAGAAGGGCGCAACGTGCTGGTCATGGATCTGGACCCGCACGTGAGCGCGTCCATCCATATGCGCTTCTACCCGGAGAAGCTGAGGCACACGGCCTACGATCTGTTCAAGAAGCCCCGCGGCGAGCGGTGGCAGACGGTATGGAACAAGGTGACGTACCCGGCGGCCGGCGGTGTGTTCGATTTTGTTCCAGCCCATCCCAAGCTCTCGGACCTGGATGTGGACCTCGCCGGGATCAAGAGCAAGGGCAGCCTGCTGGTGCGGGCTCTGATGAACGTACCTCAGGAGTACGATTACGTCATTCTGGACTGTCCGCCCTATCTGGGGGTATTGCTCGCCAATGCCATCATGGCTGCGAACCTCGTAATAATTCCAATCCAGACGGAGTATCTCGCACTCAATGGTCTCAAGCTCATATTCTCCACCATGCGCACTCTGAACCGCGTCCGGCGCGAGCCTGTGGGCTACCGCGCCCTTGCGACCATGTTCGATTCGCGGGCCGGGGCGTGCAAGCGCGTGCTGGAGCTGCTGCGGGAGAAGCTGGGCGACAAACTGTTCAAAACCATCATTCATCACGACACCAAACTGCGGGAAGCCAGTGGCAAGGGAGCCGTGATCTACGACCTGTATCCAGACTCGCGTAGTGCGCTGGAGTATGTGCAGCTTGCTGCGGAGATTGAAGCCCTATGA